A window from Candidatus Gracilibacteria bacterium encodes these proteins:
- the glmS gene encoding glutamine--fructose-6-phosphate transaminase (isomerizing), whose protein sequence is MCGIFAYLGPSEKAAEIVLKGLKKLEYRGYDSWGIAAQQADGEFEIEKHVGKISEVIHLGESMSGPTHMAMGHSRWATHGGVTQYNAHPHTTENQDIVIIHNGIFENYLELKEKLIAEGHQFRSETDSEVFAHLIEQGMDEGFEAAFRRASKQVTGRYAVVAMHIKEKKVIAARRGSPLIIGKAADGALFLASDVPAFLEYTKEIMYLDDNQMVILADEQARFFDLSNFQPIEKRLISIDWEEEEAEKGDYPHFMIKEIMEQKETLTRAINSNEETLLKVAAAIKNAYGTYIVGCGTAGKVAMTAEYLFANVAKKHINTKFGSEFKSVKHFLTDRSLVIAISQSGETADTLEALELARAKGATIVAIVNVETSTMARLADIVLPLKAGPEKAVASTKATTSQLAILTLLAYATAGRLDEGKTMLIEAAGKLNDMLNPRYEEHIEALADQIKTAADIMVIGRDVNYPIALETAIKLQEVSYIHAEGFAGGELKHGPIALISEGTPCIVFASDDEYRQEILSNAMELKARGAFLIGVSPQNAELFDAWIKVPSAGAAAPIMNLIPIQILSYKLAVARQNNPDMPRNLAKSVTVK, encoded by the coding sequence ATGTGTGGAATCTTTGCCTATCTCGGACCATCGGAAAAAGCGGCGGAAATTGTGCTGAAGGGTTTGAAGAAGCTGGAATACCGCGGGTATGACTCGTGGGGGATTGCGGCGCAGCAAGCGGACGGGGAATTTGAGATTGAAAAGCATGTGGGAAAGATTTCGGAGGTGATTCATTTGGGTGAATCGATGAGTGGACCCACGCACATGGCCATGGGGCATTCCCGTTGGGCCACGCACGGAGGGGTGACGCAGTACAACGCACATCCGCACACCACGGAAAATCAGGATATTGTGATCATTCACAACGGAATTTTTGAAAACTATTTGGAACTCAAGGAAAAGTTGATCGCCGAGGGGCATCAGTTCCGGTCGGAAACGGACAGTGAGGTGTTTGCACACCTCATCGAACAGGGTATGGACGAAGGTTTTGAAGCGGCGTTCAGACGGGCGAGCAAACAAGTCACCGGGCGCTACGCCGTGGTGGCCATGCATATAAAAGAAAAGAAAGTCATTGCGGCTCGCCGCGGCTCGCCGCTCATCATCGGCAAGGCCGCAGACGGCGCCCTGTTTTTGGCTTCCGATGTGCCCGCCTTCCTGGAATACACCAAGGAAATCATGTATCTGGACGACAATCAGATGGTGATTTTGGCGGACGAACAAGCCCGTTTCTTCGACCTCAGCAACTTCCAACCCATCGAAAAGCGCCTGATCTCCATCGATTGGGAAGAAGAAGAGGCCGAAAAGGGCGACTACCCCCACTTCATGATCAAAGAAATCATGGAGCAAAAGGAAACCCTCACCCGCGCCATCAATTCCAACGAAGAGACCCTGCTCAAAGTAGCGGCGGCTATAAAGAATGCGTACGGAACCTACATCGTGGGCTGTGGAACCGCCGGAAAAGTGGCCATGACCGCGGAGTATTTGTTTGCCAATGTGGCCAAAAAACATATCAATACGAAATTTGGTTCGGAGTTTAAAAGCGTCAAACACTTCCTGACGGATCGCTCCCTAGTGATTGCTATTTCACAATCCGGAGAAACGGCGGACACGCTGGAAGCCTTGGAGCTGGCACGAGCAAAAGGAGCCACCATTGTGGCCATTGTAAATGTGGAAACTTCCACCATGGCTCGCCTGGCGGACATTGTTTTGCCGCTTAAAGCCGGGCCGGAAAAAGCCGTGGCCTCCACCAAAGCCACCACCTCCCAACTCGCCATCCTCACCCTTTTGGCCTACGCTACCGCCGGCCGCCTCGACGAAGGAAAAACCATGCTGATTGAAGCCGCCGGGAAATTGAATGATATGCTCAACCCCAGGTACGAGGAACACATCGAAGCCCTGGCCGATCAAATTAAAACCGCCGCCGATATCATGGTGATTGGCCGTGATGTGAACTACCCCATCGCACTGGAAACCGCCATCAAACTGCAGGAAGTTTCCTATATTCACGCGGAGGGTTTTGCCGGAGGCGAGCTGAAGCACGGGCCCATTGCCCTGATTTCAGAAGGGACTCCCTGCATCGTCTTTGCGTCCGACGATGAATACCGCCAAGAGATTCTGTCCAACGCCATGGAGCTCAAAGCCCGCGGCGCCTTCCTGATTGGAGTCTCACCTCAAAACGCCGAGCTTTTCGACGCCTGGATCAAGGTGCCCAGTGCCGGCGCCGCCGCGCCCATCATGAACCTCATCCCCATTCAGATTTTGTCCTACAAGTTGGCCGTGGCGCGCCAAAACAATCCGGACATGCCGCGCAATCTGGCAAAATCCGTAACGGTGAAATAA
- a CDS encoding aminopeptidase P family protein: MSKLITHLTNLQYLISFTGTYGFMLLGPRKNVFFTDFRYRGFAEALEKSKTRIPFQFIELNKDFEKTLKKLAGKTLEFEANHLTVQELQNWKKRLKGVKFTPIKTPIETLRLIKNKEEIKNLKKSQEINEETLKRIIKLFKNGVTEQELAWRIKTIGHDLGADDISFEPIIAFGPNSATPHHQNTNKKLKMGDMVLVDMGMKYKGYCSDMTRTFFTKTPTLEQETVYFKVLDAQMEAIKALKAGVKCADLDKIARTSMGSDAEFFGHSLGHGIGLDVHESPGLSSRSKDILKENEIVTVEPGIYLPGRFGVRIEDMGRVTKTGYENFTKFEKLAGWQG; encoded by the coding sequence ATGTCAAAACTCATCACCCATCTCACCAATCTTCAGTACCTCATCAGCTTCACGGGGACCTACGGGTTCATGCTGCTCGGCCCACGGAAGAATGTTTTCTTCACGGATTTTCGTTATCGCGGCTTTGCGGAAGCCCTGGAAAAATCCAAAACCAGGATTCCCTTCCAGTTCATAGAGCTGAATAAAGACTTTGAAAAAACTCTCAAAAAACTGGCCGGTAAAACCCTGGAATTTGAAGCCAATCATCTCACGGTGCAAGAGCTGCAAAACTGGAAAAAACGCCTCAAAGGAGTGAAGTTTACCCCCATCAAAACTCCCATCGAAACGCTCCGTCTCATCAAAAACAAGGAGGAAATTAAAAACCTCAAAAAGTCGCAAGAGATAAACGAGGAAACACTTAAGCGAATAATAAAGTTATTCAAAAATGGTGTGACGGAACAAGAACTCGCCTGGCGCATCAAAACCATTGGCCATGATCTGGGCGCAGACGACATTTCCTTTGAACCCATCATTGCCTTTGGGCCCAACAGCGCCACCCCTCATCATCAAAACACCAACAAGAAACTCAAAATGGGCGACATGGTGCTGGTGGATATGGGAATGAAGTACAAGGGTTACTGCAGCGACATGACTCGAACATTTTTCACCAAAACGCCCACGCTTGAGCAGGAAACCGTTTATTTTAAGGTGCTCGACGCGCAAATGGAGGCCATCAAGGCTCTAAAAGCCGGCGTGAAATGCGCCGATCTCGACAAAATCGCCCGCACATCCATGGGCTCCGACGCGGAATTTTTCGGCCACTCCCTAGGCCACGGCATTGGCCTAGATGTGCACGAATCCCCCGGCCTCAGCTCCCGCAGCAAAGACATCCTAAAGGAGAATGAGATCGTCACCGTGGAACCCGGCATCTACCTCCCCGGCCGCTTCGGCGTCCGCATCGAAGACATGGGAAGAGTTACCAAAACAGGATATGAGAACTTCACCAAGTTCGAAAAGTTAGCTGGATGGCAATGATAA
- the ruvA gene encoding Holliday junction branch migration protein RuvA yields MIRYLKGQVFDHDERTIILLVNGVGYHIWVPKSVLDEGKDEVELFIHSHIREDAFTLYGFRTKNELSFFELLLTINGIGPKSAMDICCEPVEKIQNAIFSGNLAALTGIPGIGKKIAERMVLELKGKITPTDLNAAVNSTPSTEVHPDVISALENLGYKRHHIQKVLSEIKEDLDTEALIRVFLQRA; encoded by the coding sequence ATGATCCGTTACCTGAAGGGACAAGTCTTTGATCACGATGAACGAACAATTATTTTGCTCGTAAATGGCGTGGGCTACCACATTTGGGTGCCCAAAAGCGTTTTGGACGAAGGAAAAGATGAAGTCGAACTCTTCATCCACAGCCACATTCGTGAAGACGCCTTCACCCTTTATGGATTTCGAACAAAAAATGAGCTCAGCTTTTTTGAATTACTACTAACCATAAACGGAATCGGCCCCAAAAGTGCCATGGATATTTGTTGCGAACCCGTGGAAAAAATCCAAAACGCCATCTTCAGCGGCAATCTGGCCGCCCTCACCGGCATCCCGGGCATCGGAAAAAAGATCGCGGAACGCATGGTGCTGGAACTCAAAGGCAAAATTACTCCCACCGATTTAAACGCCGCCGTGAACAGCACTCCAAGCACCGAAGTCCATCCCGATGTGATCTCCGCCCTCGAAAACCTGGGCTACAAGCGCCACCACATCCAAAAAGTCCTCTCCGAAATCAAAGAGGACCTCGATACCGAGGCCCTCATTCGTGTCTTTTTACAGAGGGCTTAG
- the gyrA gene encoding DNA gyrase subunit A, which translates to MAKKKIEENLNPEDEDPKEQPEESEEVESEEDAKETAAHLAAEPEPSTELFAQGKITARNVVDEMEESYLDYAMSVIVSRALPDVRDGMKPVHRRILFAMQEIGLRSSAGFRKSAAVVGEVLAKYHPHGDQAVYDSMVRMAQDFSLRYPLIRGQGNFGSIDGDNAAAMRYTESKMEKISDEMLADIEKETVDFIPNYDGRHSEPRVLPTRIPQLLLNGTMGIAVGMATNIPPHNLTEVMEALIALAKNPEIDIDGLMEFIKGPDFPTGATAYGREAIKEMYTTGRGGITVRAKAEIQEEKNGRHRIIVTEIPYQINKATLVEKIAELVTDKKIVGISDLRDESNREGMRIVIELKKDSYPSKILNQLYKYTTMQSNFNMNMIALVDGLLPRLLNLKEVLEYFIKHRKEVITRRTVYELKIAKARAHILEGLKIALDNIDAVIDTIRKSETKEEAHDALMKKFNLSDLQSQAILEMRLQTLAGLERSKIEDELKEKMALIEELEGILADTKKVEKIMVKEFEEIKEAYGDARRTEIVPHALGDFSVKDTIPNEEMVVTLTKENYVKRVPPTAFRRQERGGQGKVAMSTKEEDEIEIMRFAKNHDKLLFFTNTGRVFQLPVYELPQASRQAKGIPLINLIQLTKEEFVTAMLVVTNEEFGGDYLFMATKKGTVKKTAVAEFKAVRKSGLIAIKLREDDSLSWVKQTSTGDHIMIVTYEGKCIQFDQEDVRPMGRASMGVRGIKLRAEDEVVEMDTVKSANADLFVVMENGLGKRTPIEEYRFQTRGGSGVKTANLTSKTGKLVGAKVLEPETVGDIMIVSKKGVMIRTNLDSVPSRGRATQGVYLMRVKGDDKVASMSFIAQSEIPENQGDAEEVETEEQATLIS; encoded by the coding sequence ATGGCTAAAAAGAAAATTGAAGAAAACCTAAACCCCGAGGACGAAGACCCCAAAGAGCAGCCCGAAGAATCCGAAGAAGTGGAAAGTGAAGAAGATGCTAAAGAAACGGCGGCACATTTGGCGGCGGAACCCGAGCCTTCCACTGAGCTTTTTGCGCAAGGAAAAATCACGGCTCGCAATGTGGTGGATGAAATGGAGGAAAGCTACCTGGATTACGCCATGAGCGTCATTGTTTCTCGTGCGCTTCCCGATGTTCGAGACGGTATGAAACCGGTGCACCGCCGTATTTTGTTTGCGATGCAAGAAATCGGATTACGGTCCAGTGCCGGATTCCGAAAATCAGCCGCTGTGGTGGGAGAAGTTTTGGCCAAATACCATCCTCATGGAGATCAAGCGGTTTACGATTCCATGGTCCGTATGGCCCAAGATTTTTCACTGCGCTATCCATTGATTCGAGGTCAGGGAAACTTTGGATCCATCGACGGAGACAATGCCGCGGCCATGCGTTACACCGAGTCCAAGATGGAGAAGATTTCAGATGAAATGTTGGCCGACATCGAAAAAGAGACCGTGGACTTTATTCCAAACTACGATGGACGACACAGTGAACCCCGCGTGCTCCCGACTCGAATTCCTCAATTGCTGCTCAACGGAACCATGGGTATTGCCGTGGGTATGGCCACCAATATTCCTCCTCACAACCTCACGGAAGTGATGGAAGCCCTCATTGCGCTCGCTAAAAATCCAGAAATCGACATCGACGGGCTCATGGAATTCATCAAAGGACCCGACTTCCCCACCGGAGCCACGGCTTACGGCCGCGAAGCAATCAAAGAAATGTACACCACCGGTCGCGGCGGAATCACCGTTCGCGCAAAAGCTGAAATTCAAGAGGAGAAAAATGGCCGTCATCGCATCATCGTGACCGAAATCCCCTATCAAATCAACAAGGCCACCTTGGTTGAAAAAATAGCCGAATTGGTGACCGATAAAAAGATCGTGGGTATTTCCGACCTTCGGGATGAATCCAATCGAGAGGGAATGAGAATCGTCATCGAACTCAAAAAGGATTCCTACCCAAGCAAAATCCTCAATCAGCTCTACAAGTACACAACCATGCAGTCGAATTTCAATATGAATATGATTGCCTTGGTGGATGGACTCCTCCCTCGTCTACTCAATCTAAAGGAAGTGCTGGAATACTTCATCAAGCACCGCAAGGAAGTCATCACGAGACGAACCGTTTACGAACTCAAAATCGCCAAAGCCCGCGCTCACATTCTGGAAGGTCTCAAAATCGCGCTCGACAATATTGATGCCGTCATCGACACCATTCGTAAGAGTGAAACCAAAGAAGAAGCGCACGACGCCCTCATGAAGAAATTCAATTTGAGCGATCTCCAATCTCAAGCCATTTTGGAAATGCGTCTCCAAACGCTCGCCGGACTGGAACGCAGCAAAATTGAAGACGAACTCAAGGAGAAAATGGCCCTCATCGAAGAACTGGAAGGCATTTTGGCCGACACCAAGAAAGTGGAGAAGATTATGGTCAAAGAGTTCGAGGAAATCAAAGAAGCTTACGGCGACGCACGGCGTACAGAGATTGTGCCCCATGCTTTGGGCGATTTCTCTGTAAAAGACACCATCCCCAACGAGGAAATGGTGGTCACGCTCACCAAGGAAAATTATGTAAAACGCGTTCCCCCCACCGCTTTCCGCCGCCAAGAACGCGGAGGTCAGGGCAAAGTGGCCATGAGCACCAAAGAAGAAGATGAAATCGAAATCATGCGTTTTGCCAAGAATCACGATAAATTGCTTTTCTTCACAAATACCGGTCGCGTATTCCAACTCCCCGTGTACGAATTGCCTCAGGCCAGCCGACAGGCCAAAGGGATTCCTCTCATCAACCTAATCCAACTCACCAAAGAAGAGTTCGTAACGGCCATGCTCGTGGTGACCAACGAAGAATTCGGGGGTGACTATCTCTTTATGGCGACCAAAAAAGGAACCGTTAAGAAAACAGCCGTCGCTGAGTTTAAGGCAGTACGAAAATCCGGACTCATTGCCATCAAACTGCGAGAAGATGATTCCCTCTCTTGGGTGAAACAAACCAGCACGGGGGATCACATCATGATTGTGACTTACGAAGGAAAATGCATTCAATTCGATCAAGAAGATGTAAGACCAATGGGTCGAGCTTCCATGGGAGTTCGCGGAATCAAACTGCGCGCCGAAGATGAAGTGGTGGAAATGGATACCGTAAAATCCGCCAATGCCGATCTCTTTGTGGTGATGGAAAACGGACTTGGAAAACGCACTCCAATCGAGGAGTACCGCTTCCAAACGCGTGGAGGAAGTGGAGTGAAAACCGCAAACCTCACCAGTAAGACCGGAAAACTCGTGGGAGCCAAGGTTTTGGAACCCGAGACCGTGGGCGACATCATGATTGTTTCCAAAAAAGGCGTGATGATTCGAACCAATTTGGACAGCGTCCCCAGCCGAGGCCGTGCCACACAAGGGGTTTACCTAATGCGTGTGAAGGGGGATGATAAAGTTGCCTCCATGTCTTTCATTGCTCAAAGCGAGATCCCGGAAAATCAGGGAGACGCAGAGGAAGTGGAAACAGAGGAACAAGCCACGCTTATCTCATAA
- a CDS encoding sodium:solute symporter family protein, translated as MALTIIFFLIYIAIVVTIGIVSARKESEDGFMIAERKLEGVQVAATMSAGFFDGATLSIYIAFLYLYGFSAIWLFVGIALGFLFVRRLAPKIKQKADELKVYTMPEYFSKILGKKNGLMFSFFLVLQFFLLLIVNLVISGKVLSAIFPIPYFLAVIIGGAIVLIYLLLAGFKAVVRTDFFQMIIMFVMSLSVGVFLFGKTAIPVSEFNLGTMGIGNIIGFLVLMGFGIMVAPDLWQRIFATKDERNLKRGLSYAAVILLILGIVISILGLATKQSFPHIAPEDALVTGFSQLLPFGLKEFGMVLLYAVALSSSDTVTFVVSSIFTRDLKNYSKKYSEESMKKLTRFFIVFFIALAVAIGIFYQNILALGFSLASLNLALFPVVFGSLYWKLKENAVFWSLILGFMSIAVLFATNQLNPQNAVISLPVVFLSLLIFQKLFKHNFN; from the coding sequence ATGGCCCTCACAATCATCTTTTTTCTCATCTACATTGCAATAGTTGTGACGATCGGCATTGTTTCAGCACGCAAAGAGAGTGAAGACGGTTTTATGATTGCGGAACGAAAGCTTGAGGGCGTACAAGTTGCTGCCACCATGAGCGCAGGTTTTTTTGATGGCGCCACTCTCTCAATTTACATTGCATTTCTTTACCTTTATGGATTTTCCGCAATCTGGCTTTTTGTGGGCATTGCGCTCGGATTTTTATTCGTAAGAAGGCTTGCACCTAAAATCAAACAAAAAGCCGACGAACTGAAGGTGTACACCATGCCGGAATATTTTTCCAAAATTCTAGGGAAGAAAAACGGCCTCATGTTTTCATTTTTCCTCGTTTTGCAATTTTTCCTGCTGCTCATCGTTAATTTAGTGATCAGCGGAAAAGTGTTATCAGCCATTTTCCCCATTCCCTATTTTCTTGCGGTCATCATCGGCGGCGCGATTGTGCTGATCTATCTTCTGCTTGCAGGATTCAAGGCAGTGGTCAGAACCGATTTTTTCCAAATGATAATCATGTTTGTCATGAGTTTATCCGTGGGCGTTTTTCTTTTTGGCAAAACCGCCATTCCTGTTTCCGAATTTAATCTCGGTACAATGGGAATCGGTAACATCATCGGCTTTTTAGTGCTTATGGGGTTTGGCATCATGGTTGCGCCGGATTTGTGGCAAAGAATTTTTGCAACAAAAGATGAACGAAATTTGAAACGGGGGCTCAGTTATGCCGCCGTTATCCTACTGATACTCGGCATCGTCATCAGCATCCTTGGACTTGCGACAAAACAGTCTTTCCCACATATCGCTCCCGAAGACGCCTTGGTGACTGGCTTTTCTCAATTGCTTCCGTTTGGACTCAAAGAGTTTGGCATGGTTTTGCTTTACGCCGTGGCACTTTCATCTTCGGATACTGTGACCTTCGTGGTTTCCTCAATCTTTACTCGCGACCTCAAGAACTATTCAAAAAAATACAGTGAGGAATCCATGAAAAAACTCACTCGCTTTTTCATCGTTTTCTTCATAGCGCTTGCGGTAGCCATCGGCATTTTCTACCAGAATATTTTGGCTCTTGGATTTTCGCTCGCAAGTTTAAATCTCGCTCTTTTCCCCGTAGTTTTTGGCTCACTCTACTGGAAACTTAAAGAAAACGCTGTTTTTTGGAGTTTGATTTTAGGATTTATGAGCATTGCAGTTTTATTCGCCACAAATCAGCTCAACCCACAAAATGCAGTCATCTCTTTGCCAGTGGTTTTCCTTTCCCTACTGATTTTCCAAAAACTGTTCAAACATAACTTCAACTAA
- a CDS encoding DUF87 domain-containing protein encodes MADNTPIVQSATVSPAKPAAASVTPPVTPSVVAPQASAAAAKVNTAAQKNLIEKKQILEAEKLFQEGIASIRDLIAPSSFEVAYDLVKIDGLYSQTFFVYTYPRYIDSNWLSPVVNYDVTMDISQFVYPISSEDIMKTLRTKVAQLQSSIRIAADKGIVRDPALETALEDAEQLRTELQRGQEKFFQFGLYFTVYSANEDELRKATKELQSLLAGKLVLSKRADLQMERGFTSTIPLCLDDIAVQRNMNTSPLSTTFPFISSELTSNDGILYGLNRHNESLIIFDRFSLENANSTVFAKSGAGKSYAVKLEILRSLMFGTDVIVIDPENEYRALCDTVGGTYLTVSLNSDRRINPFDLPSPMEGEELKPGDLLRSSVINLTGLMKLMLGKITAQEEGLLDKALIDTYSTKGITMDMVDPSPYPVPTMVDFYNVLSAMEGAADMAQRIAKFVTGTYAGVFNKETNVTLDTGLMVFSVRDLEDELRPVAMYIILNYIWNRVRSTLKKRILVIDEAWTLMQHEDSAKFLFGLVKRARKYYLGVTTITQDVEDFINSPMGKPIVTNSSMQLLLKQSPSAIEPLAKVFNLTEGEKYMLLNSGVGQGLFFAGLKHVAIQVIASFSEDKIVTTNPEELLAQSNAAAAFETEQATVVAKATERATAALAEAAPVAEAAPVLPPEEAKMEAGFTENVATVLDQAVEAPTSAVLTDPANATGAPAPVQEVPVVFEEKK; translated from the coding sequence ATGGCTGACAACACGCCGATCGTACAAAGCGCTACAGTAAGCCCCGCAAAGCCTGCGGCTGCTTCGGTTACCCCTCCGGTAACTCCTTCGGTTGTGGCGCCACAAGCCAGTGCTGCGGCGGCCAAAGTGAATACGGCGGCGCAAAAAAATCTGATTGAGAAGAAACAGATTCTTGAAGCGGAGAAGCTTTTTCAGGAAGGAATTGCCTCCATTCGGGACTTGATTGCGCCTTCTTCATTTGAAGTGGCTTATGATCTTGTGAAAATCGACGGGCTCTATTCTCAAACCTTTTTTGTTTACACTTACCCGCGCTACATCGACAGCAACTGGCTCTCTCCTGTTGTGAATTATGATGTGACCATGGATATTTCGCAGTTTGTTTATCCGATTTCTTCGGAAGACATCATGAAAACCTTGAGAACCAAGGTGGCGCAACTTCAATCTTCCATTCGCATTGCGGCGGATAAGGGCATTGTGCGCGATCCTGCACTGGAAACCGCTTTGGAGGATGCGGAGCAACTTCGAACCGAATTGCAACGAGGTCAGGAGAAATTCTTTCAATTTGGACTTTATTTTACGGTTTACTCCGCCAATGAGGATGAACTCCGCAAGGCGACCAAGGAATTGCAAAGCTTGCTTGCCGGAAAATTGGTGCTCAGCAAACGCGCCGATTTGCAGATGGAGCGAGGCTTCACTTCCACGATTCCTTTGTGTTTGGACGACATTGCGGTGCAACGCAACATGAACACCTCACCGCTTTCCACCACTTTCCCTTTCATTTCTTCCGAACTCACTTCCAATGATGGAATTTTGTACGGACTCAATCGTCACAATGAATCGCTGATTATTTTTGATCGTTTCTCTTTGGAAAATGCCAACTCCACGGTTTTTGCCAAGTCGGGAGCCGGAAAGTCGTATGCCGTGAAACTGGAAATCTTGCGATCTTTGATGTTTGGTACCGATGTGATTGTGATTGATCCGGAGAATGAATACCGCGCGCTGTGTGACACGGTGGGTGGGACTTATCTTACGGTTTCTTTGAACTCGGATCGCCGCATTAATCCTTTTGATTTGCCCAGCCCCATGGAGGGTGAGGAGCTCAAGCCTGGAGATTTGCTGCGCAGCAGTGTCATTAATCTTACGGGTCTTATGAAATTGATGTTGGGGAAGATCACGGCTCAGGAAGAGGGACTTTTGGACAAAGCGCTCATCGACACCTATTCCACCAAGGGAATCACCATGGATATGGTGGATCCTTCTCCCTACCCTGTGCCCACAATGGTGGATTTTTACAATGTGCTCTCCGCGATGGAAGGGGCCGCCGATATGGCGCAACGGATCGCCAAGTTTGTGACGGGGACTTATGCCGGAGTCTTTAATAAAGAAACCAATGTGACCCTCGATACCGGGCTCATGGTCTTTTCTGTACGGGATTTGGAGGATGAGCTCCGGCCCGTGGCCATGTATATTATTTTGAATTACATTTGGAACCGGGTTCGTTCCACCCTCAAAAAGCGCATTTTGGTGATTGATGAGGCCTGGACTTTGATGCAGCACGAAGACAGCGCGAAGTTTTTGTTTGGACTCGTGAAGCGCGCTCGAAAGTACTACCTCGGCGTGACCACCATCACTCAAGATGTGGAAGATTTCATCAACAGTCCGATGGGCAAACCGATTGTCACCAACTCCTCCATGCAGCTTTTGTTGAAGCAGTCTCCATCGGCCATTGAGCCTTTGGCCAAGGTTTTCAACCTCACGGAAGGGGAAAAATATATGCTGCTGAACTCCGGAGTGGGGCAAGGGCTCTTTTTTGCCGGTCTCAAGCATGTGGCCATTCAAGTGATCGCCTCCTTCAGCGAAGATAAAATTGTGACCACCAATCCTGAAGAACTCTTAGCCCAAAGCAACGCCGCCGCCGCTTTTGAGACGGAGCAGGCTACTGTGGTGGCGAAGGCTACGGAACGAGCAACGGCTGCGTTGGCTGAGGCTGCGCCTGTGGCTGAAGCGGCTCCCGTCCTCCCCCCTGAAGAAGCCAAAATGGAGGCCGGATTCACTGAAAATGTTGCCACTGTTTTGGACCAAGCGGTGGAAGCACCCACTTCCGCCGTCCTCACCGACCCCGCCAATGCCACTGGGGCTCCAGCTCCCGTGCAAGAGGTTCCGGTGGTGTTTGAGGAAAAGAAGTAA